The stretch of DNA CTTGCCAAAGATTTTTGTCCTGGAACCGGTTTAAACTGATCTTTGGTACTACTTTTTTATTATTTTCTTCCATAGTCCGCCGGGATTTCGCCGTATTTCTGGGTGTTCCATTTTAGTATTTTTATGTTTGAACCCAATAACATGCCGTATATTTTAAGGATCATATCCTGGATAGTATCACGTTCATGGGTGTCACGGGAAACACGTTTTTTGTATATCCACGCTAATGCCGTGCGGGAGTCAGAATATATGTCGGTATACTTATGTTTCTTTGCGTATTTTATGGCTAAACCAATTGCTGTAAGTTCGTAGTAGTTGTTAGTATGGCGTGTATCAGAATTCCATTCATCTAAAGTATTGCCTTGTAGGTCGCATACGCGGCACCCGCCGAGCCCGGGATTACCGGAAGTCCATGCGTCACAGCATAAAACGTGTGGAGAATGTGTGGCTTGATGTTTGTGCTCAAACCTTTCTTTCACGGGTTGTGGTTTACGTGCATATACCTTTATCCCGGAAGAGTTAAGTTTTTGTACCCTATAATAAACATTTGCCCATGGAGCGGTAAGGGTTTCTATTATCTTACCGGTATGGGTATTAACGATTTCGTATGTTTTACTTTTTGTATTCATTAATTATAATCCACGATAACTATTTTACTTAATTAAGGTTCTTATGATATACGTTATGACAAAAAATAGCAATGAATAAGCACTTGAAAAAATGGGGAAAGTTGGCTATTAATTTTGTTGATATAGTTATAACATTATTGTATGGTAATAACATAATGTATGGAAAGGAATATAATTATTATGAAGAAAACAATGTTTAAACTGCTGATGTTGGCAGTATTTACGGCGGTTACTTGCGCTGTGATGGTCAATGCAGAAGTACCGAAGATGGGTAATCATTGTGGTGAACTTAAAGGGCTTGAAGTGTCAGTTGTGTACAAAGATCCGTTTTTTTATACTGAAGAAGGGTATGCGGGGTATTATATAGGATTACCTATGACTTTTGAGGTTAAGTTAGTTAATAAATCTAACCGCACATACAACAACCTGGACATTACAGCGATACAGGAGTATTACGAGAGTGGGTCATGCCAGAGGTGGTGGTATCCGTTTCCTCTATATGTTACTTACAATAAAGGTGATGCTATGCCGGGAGATTCTACAATGGTATGGTCAAACATTACGTTGCGCGGGAATGAAACCATAACACTTACTGGTGTTCATACGGCAACCATGGAAACCTGTGACGGGCTTGACCAAACACATGTTATCATCAAACATATGAATAACGGGAAGCCGGATGCTGCGATGTTTTATTATAACCCTGAGTGTGGAGTATATTGTCCTCCGCCGCCTGAAAAATAGGTTTTAATGATAAAAGAAGAAAAATATTTTTCTCCTGCGCTTAACCGCGGAATGGTGTACGATATATACATCCCCGATAATATTGTCCCTAAAAAAGAACGTCCCTGGGTATTGTTGTTGCACGGGCTGGGGCGTAATAGTAAAAGTTTGACCACCCATCCTGTTGCACGGGGAATTATTGAACAACAAAAGTATGCTATTGTTTTCCCTAACGCAGAGAACGGGTGGTATATTGACAGCGCAGTGAAGTCCGGGTCAAACTACCTGTCTTTAATCAACGATGTGTATAACGAAGTTACTAAAAAATACGGATTATCGACAAAACCGGAACGTACTGCGATTACCGGATGGAGTATGGGTGGGTATGGGTGTACACGTTGCGCGGAGAGATGGAATGAACGGTTCAGTGTTGTTGCACCGATAATAGGCGTGCTCGACTATCCGGTTAGTAAGTATGAAGGGAAATCTGACCTCAAACTACCGTTTGATATTATTGGCCGTGATGAAAGCAAGTGGGTGGAACTTAACCCCGTAACACATGCGGAACGGTTGAGAGGGAAAAAGGTTTTTATTATAACCGGGGATACTGCGTACGATTTGTTGATGAACAAAACGTTCTGCGCAAAACTTGACGAACTGGGGATTGCGTATATGTTTACAACCGTACCGGGGAACCATTCGTTAGAAACCGTTGTCACGTGCCTCCCGGGAGTGTTTGGGTTTATAGAAAACTCTATTTTATTATGGTGATATTATAAGATAGATGCAAGAGAGATAAATGACGGTGTTTACTAAAAATCATTATTTCTGTTGTCGAAAAAATTGGTATACTTGATAGCAACAAAAACGTTGTTGTGGTAAGAGATAAAATTGCAGTAATTAACTGATATGAAAAATACGGTAATATTGTTTTTGTTGTTAGAAATAGCATTTTTTGTACAGCCATCATATTCAGGAACTAACTGGAAAATGGATAACAACAATAACTTTGTAGTAAAAGCGTTGTCAGTGAATTCAACAGGGTCAATATCTCCTATAGGATGGACGCAGGATGTGAGATTGAGTTATAACAATCATACTGTAGGATATCCAAAAATGTCTGCAGACGGTGAAGGAATTTTACATGTTGTTTGGGGTGAACACCTTTCAGATGGCATATATACGTACTATAAAAAGAGCTTAGATGATGGGAAAACATGGACATCTGATTTTTTGTTATTTCATAGTACAGGGATTGTAATTGGTAGCACTCTATTAAATATGTGTTTTTGTTCATGGGATAATACATTATGTCTTTATTGGACAGACAATAGGGATGGTAATTATGAAATATATTACAAACAAAGCACAGATGGCGGTTTGACTTGGGGTAATGAAACAAGGTTGACCAATGGGGATGGTGATGCTAAACGTCTGTTTTTAACCTATAAAGACAATAGTATTCATCTGTTTTGGAGTGAAAATAGAGTAAGCAAATATAACGATGAAATATATTATAAACGAAGCACAGATGGCGGCCTGACTTGGAGCGATGATATAAGATTGACTAATGCTGATCACTATTCCTGGGATAGTTGCAGCGCATTGAACAACAATGTATTACACTTGGTTTGGGCAGACTTCCGTGATAGCAGCGGTTCTCTCAAAGACAGTGAGCTTTATTACAGATATAGCGAAGATAATG from Elusimicrobiota bacterium encodes:
- a CDS encoding alpha/beta hydrolase-fold protein; translated protein: MIKEEKYFSPALNRGMVYDIYIPDNIVPKKERPWVLLLHGLGRNSKSLTTHPVARGIIEQQKYAIVFPNAENGWYIDSAVKSGSNYLSLINDVYNEVTKKYGLSTKPERTAITGWSMGGYGCTRCAERWNERFSVVAPIIGVLDYPVSKYEGKSDLKLPFDIIGRDESKWVELNPVTHAERLRGKKVFIITGDTAYDLLMNKTFCAKLDELGIAYMFTTVPGNHSLETVVTCLPGVFGFIENSILLW
- a CDS encoding RNase H family protein → MNTKSKTYEIVNTHTGKIIETLTAPWANVYYRVQKLNSSGIKVYARKPQPVKERFEHKHQATHSPHVLCCDAWTSGNPGLGGCRVCDLQGNTLDEWNSDTRHTNNYYELTAIGLAIKYAKKHKYTDIYSDSRTALAWIYKKRVSRDTHERDTIQDMILKIYGMLLGSNIKILKWNTQKYGEIPADYGRK